In the genome of Ctenopharyngodon idella isolate HZGC_01 chromosome 19, HZGC01, whole genome shotgun sequence, one region contains:
- the LOC127501011 gene encoding CMP-N-acetylneuraminate-beta-galactosamide-alpha-2,3-sialyltransferase 1-like isoform X4 has translation MKQQCKLNNSGARVNSEELKVGFSPDILDLGTADATTQQVSPVSRRGAKMKVLMNYRGSYMTAVITCVIIICMLLVIQTPMDEFSEGMCACKDCVRVQSRSAWFNELYDLSIQPLLTRENYVLSGDIYKYWKGLQKNKKESNYTVVVEKMFSLFPDKTQYLDASPKRCRTCAVVGNSGNLKGSRYGHRIDLHDFVIRINMGPTKSYEKDVGSKTTHRFIYPESAVDVENSTYLVLSPFKILDMEWLISAFTTKNITRTYKTVRPSINANRHKVMILHPAFIKYVHEIWLLKRGKYPSTGFLAIIFALHICDQVSTFGFGADQYGNWYHYFEKTSRNLRTGAHSGSFEFDTMMQLYLENKIQVFRGK, from the exons ATGAAACAGCAATGCAAGTTAAATAACTCAGGAGCAAGGGTCAATTCAGAGGAACTAAAGGTGGGGTTCTCTCCAGACATCCTGGACTTGGGAACAGCAGATGCGACAACTCAACAGGTCTCTCCGGTCAGCAG gagAGGAGCAAAGATGAAGGTGTTAATGAATTATAGAGGTTCCTATATGACAGCTGTCATCACATGTGTGATCATAATATGCATGCTTCTGGTGATCCAAACCCCCATGGATGAGTTCTCAGAAGGCATGTGTGCTTGTAAAGACTGTGTCAGAGTGCAGAGTCGCAGTGCTTGGTTCAATGAACTCTATGATCTCTCTATTCAACCACTGCTCACCAGGGAAAATTATGTGCTCAGTGGAGATATCTACAAATATTGGAAG GGCCTTCAGAAAAATAAGAAGGAAAGCAACTACACAGTAGTGGTGGAGAAGATGTTTTCTCTCTTCCCAGATAAAACCCAATACTTAGATGCTAGTCCAAAACGCTGCCGGACTTGTGCTGTGGTTGGAAACTCAGGAAACCTTAAAGGATCCCGTTATGGACATCGCATAGATCTTCATGACTTTGTCATTAG GATAAATATGGGCCCAACAAAAAGTTATGAGAAGGATGTGGGTTCTAAGACCACTCACCGGTTCATCTATCCTGAGAGTGCTGTAGATGTGGAAAACTCAACTTATCTGGTGCTTTCCCCATTCAAGATTCTGGACATGGAGTGGCTCATCAGTGCCTTCACCACTAAGAACATCACACG CACTTACAAAACAGTAAGGCCGAGTATAAATGCCAACAGACATAAG GTGATGATTCTACATCCTGCTTTCATTAAGTATGTCCATGAGATATGGTTGCTGAAACGCGGCAAATATCCATCGACTGGCTTCCTCGCTATTATATTTGCCCTGCACATCTGTGACCAG GTTTCTACATTTGGGTTTGGTGCTGATCAGTATGGAAACTGGTACCATTACTTTGAGAAAACCTCACGTAACCTCCGTACCGGTGCTCATAGTG
- the LOC127501011 gene encoding CMP-N-acetylneuraminate-beta-galactosamide-alpha-2,3-sialyltransferase 1-like isoform X2, producing MKQQCKLNNSGARVNSEELKVGFSPDILDLGTADATTQQVSPVSSRRGAKMKVLMNYRGSYMTAVITCVIIICMLLVIQTPMDEFSEGMCACKDCVRVQSRSAWFNELYDLSIQPLLTRENYVLSGDIYKYWKGLQKNKKESNYTVVVEKMFSLFPDKTQYLDASPKRCRTCAVVGNSGNLKGSRYGHRIDLHDFVIRINMGPTKSYEKDVGSKTTHRFIYPESAVDVENSTYLVLSPFKILDMEWLISAFTTKNITRTYKTVRPSINANRHKVMILHPAFIKYVHEIWLLKRGKYPSTGFLAIIFALHICDQVSTFGFGADQYGNWYHYFEKTSRNLRTGAHSGSFEFDTMMQLYLENKIQVFRGK from the exons ATGAAACAGCAATGCAAGTTAAATAACTCAGGAGCAAGGGTCAATTCAGAGGAACTAAAGGTGGGGTTCTCTCCAGACATCCTGGACTTGGGAACAGCAGATGCGACAACTCAACAGGTCTCTCCGGTCAGCAG caggagAGGAGCAAAGATGAAGGTGTTAATGAATTATAGAGGTTCCTATATGACAGCTGTCATCACATGTGTGATCATAATATGCATGCTTCTGGTGATCCAAACCCCCATGGATGAGTTCTCAGAAGGCATGTGTGCTTGTAAAGACTGTGTCAGAGTGCAGAGTCGCAGTGCTTGGTTCAATGAACTCTATGATCTCTCTATTCAACCACTGCTCACCAGGGAAAATTATGTGCTCAGTGGAGATATCTACAAATATTGGAAG GGCCTTCAGAAAAATAAGAAGGAAAGCAACTACACAGTAGTGGTGGAGAAGATGTTTTCTCTCTTCCCAGATAAAACCCAATACTTAGATGCTAGTCCAAAACGCTGCCGGACTTGTGCTGTGGTTGGAAACTCAGGAAACCTTAAAGGATCCCGTTATGGACATCGCATAGATCTTCATGACTTTGTCATTAG GATAAATATGGGCCCAACAAAAAGTTATGAGAAGGATGTGGGTTCTAAGACCACTCACCGGTTCATCTATCCTGAGAGTGCTGTAGATGTGGAAAACTCAACTTATCTGGTGCTTTCCCCATTCAAGATTCTGGACATGGAGTGGCTCATCAGTGCCTTCACCACTAAGAACATCACACG CACTTACAAAACAGTAAGGCCGAGTATAAATGCCAACAGACATAAG GTGATGATTCTACATCCTGCTTTCATTAAGTATGTCCATGAGATATGGTTGCTGAAACGCGGCAAATATCCATCGACTGGCTTCCTCGCTATTATATTTGCCCTGCACATCTGTGACCAG GTTTCTACATTTGGGTTTGGTGCTGATCAGTATGGAAACTGGTACCATTACTTTGAGAAAACCTCACGTAACCTCCGTACCGGTGCTCATAGTG
- the LOC127501016 gene encoding CMP-N-acetylneuraminate-beta-galactosamide-alpha-2,3-sialyltransferase 1-like isoform X3: MRVFSRLTSRFIMLPLSFMTIFLLYTQNAPMDDAIYAFDDLIFEPSCSCKTCIMGFMDDDWFVYRYNPTIPALLNRRNSLLHRDAYKWWRGLQPSTLRVNYTEVVDQLFSLFPDEEHYSDAGPDRCRTCAVVGNSGNLLGSHYGQLIDSHDLVIRINKGPTKGYEKDVGSKTTHRILYPESAVDLEDNTHLVLFPFKIRDMQWLISTFTTRHITRTYTRVKPSIKANENKVMILNPAFIKYVYEKWLQKNGKYPSTGFITVVFALHICDQVDVFGFGAKSDGTWHHYFDKTHTNFKGGPHKGDIENTTMHQLVHRNKISIYKGY; this comes from the exons ATGAGAGTCTTCAGCAGACTGACGTCTCGCTTCATCATGTTGCCTTTAAGTTTCATGACCATCTTTCTTCTGTATACTCAAAACGCCCCGATGGACGATGCCATTTACGCATTTGATGATTTAATCTTCGAACCTTCATGCTCCTGTAAAACTTGCATCATGGGTTTTATGGACGATGACTGGTTCGTTTATCGTTACAATCCAACCATTCCAGCCCTGCTCAACAGAAGAAACAGCTTGCTACATAGAGACGCATACAAATGGTGGAGG GGTCTACAACCGTCAACGCTCAGAGTCAACTACACAGAGGTGGTGGACCAgttgttttctctctttcccgATGAAGAACACTATTCAGATGCTGGTCCAGATCGCTGCAGAACTTGTGCTGTGGTGGGAAACTCTGGGAACCTCCTGGGATCCCACTATGGTCAACTAATAGACAGCCATGACTTAGTCATTAG GATAAATAAAGGCCCGACAAAAGGTTACGAGAAGGATGTGGGGTCCAAGACCACTCACCGGATTCTGTATCCCGAGAGCGCTGTGGACTTGGAGGACAACACCCATCTGGTGCTTTTTCCCTTTAAGATTCGTGACATGCAGTGGCTCATAAGCACCTTCACCACTAGACACATCACACG CACCTACACACGAGTCAAACCTTCAATCAAGGCAAATGAGAATAAG GTGATGATCCTCAACCCTGCTTTTATAAAATACGTCTACGAGAAATGGCTGCAGAAAAATGGCAAATATCCTTCTACTGGCTTCATTACAGTAGTATTTGCCCTGCATATCTGTGATCAG GTGGATGTCTTTGGGTTTGGAGCTAAAAGTGATGGAACCTGGCATCATTACTTTGACAAAACTCACACTAACTTTAAAGGCGGACCTCATAAAGGAGACATTGAAAATACAACAATGCATCAACTTGTACACAGAAACAAGATTTCAATATATAAAGGGTATTGA
- the LOC127501016 gene encoding CMP-N-acetylneuraminate-beta-galactosamide-alpha-2,3-sialyltransferase 1-like isoform X1 — protein MRVFSRLTSRFIMLPLSFMTIFLLYTQNAPMDDAIYAFDDLIFEPSCSCKTCIMGFMDDDWFVYRYNPTIPALLNRRNSLLHRDAYKWWRGLQPSTLRVNYTEVVDQLFSLFPDEEHYSDAGPDRCRTCAVVGNSGNLLGSHYGQLIDSHDLVIRINKGPTKGYEKDVGSKTTHRILYPESAVDLENNTHLVLFPFKIRDMQWLISTFTTRHITRTYTRVKPSIKANENKVMILHPAFIKYVYEKWLQKNGKYPSTGFITVVFALHICDQVDVFGFGAKSDGTWHHYFDKTHTNFKGGPHKGDIENTTMHQLVHRNKISIYKGY, from the exons ATGAGAGTCTTCAGCAGACTGACGTCTCGCTTCATCATGTTGCCTTTAAGTTTCATGACCATCTTTCTTCTGTATACTCAAAACGCCCCGATGGACGATGCCATTTACGCATTTGATGATTTAATCTTCGAACCTTCATGCTCCTGTAAAACTTGCATCATGGGTTTTATGGACGATGACTGGTTCGTTTATCGTTACAATCCAACCATTCCAGCCCTGCTCAACAGAAGAAACAGCTTGCTACATAGAGACGCATACAAATGGTGGAGG GGTCTACAACCGTCAACGCTCAGAGTCAACTACACAGAGGTGGTGGACCAgttgttttctctctttcccgATGAAGAACACTACTCAGATGCTGGTCCAGATCGCTGCAGAACTTGTGCTGTGGTGGGAAACTCTGGGAACCTCCTGGGATCCCACTATGGTCAACTAATAGACAGCCATGACTTAGTCATTAG GATAAATAAAGGCCCGACAAAAGGTTACGAGAAGGATGTTGGGTCCAAGACCACTCACCGGATTCTGTATCCCGAGAGCGCTGTGGACTTGGAGAACAACACCCATCTGGTGCTTTTTCCCTTTAAGATTCGTGACATGCAGTGGCTCATAAGCACCTTCACCACTAGACACATCACACG CACCTACACACGAGTCAAACCTTCAATCAAGGCAAATGAGAATAAG GTGATGATCCTCCACCCTGCTTTTATAAAATACGTCTACGAGAAATGGCTGCAGAAAAATGGCAAATATCCTTCTACTGGCTTCATTACAGTAGTATTTGCCCTGCATATCTGTGATCAG GTGGATGTCTTTGGGTTTGGAGCTAAAAGTGATGGAACCTGGCATCATTACTTTGACAAAACTCACACTAACTTTAAAGGCGGACCTCATAAAGGAGACATTGAAAATACAACAATGCATCAACTTGTACACAGAAACAAGATTTCAATATATAAAGGGTATTGA